From Spirosoma agri, one genomic window encodes:
- a CDS encoding ABC transporter permease, giving the protein MSKSPPKWVDTLLGWLVAPQLREEVLGDLHERYARRVQRLGPAKARRLYWREVLAYLRPSVMKRNATNAYASPYFLRPDMLRNYVTVAWRNLIRNKSFSTINLLGLALGMACSLLIMLWVQDERGVDGFHANGDHLYQVYERQYFDGQAHASYFTQGLLADELKRTIPEVQYASAIEASYPTTFDTGDKTIKMSGTFAGADFFRMFSYPFLQGTPAAALGSPGGIAISRKMAEQFFGSPEQAMGKSIRYENRQNLRITAVFDDLPANSSQQFDFLRPWTDFVNENPWAKTWTSTDPMTYVQLRPDRAGKPADAAKVEAKIKDFLSRYVPKNKGFIVELGLQPYPEKYLHSTFKNGQLDGGRIEYVRLFSIVAVVILLIACINFMNLATARSTKRAKEVGVRKVVGAGRSSLIGQFVGEALLLTFLSIMIAIALVALLLPAFSTLTGKMLILPLGQPRFWASLLGLLALTGFVAGSYPALFLSSLSPIRVLKGSLSSAGLRFGSGVTFFRQGLVVVQFGLSILLIVGTIVIYRQMSYVQTKNLGYNRENLIYVPIEGDLMQKYELFKDELGKQAGIVSISRMRESPTEIGHHVDDVSWSGKDPNLRTAFANTAVGYDFVKTLKLKLNDGRDFSPAFGTDSTSYIINETALAKIGYKNPIGQSLEWGRRTGRIIGVLADFHFNSMRQSIEPLIIRLDKNAVWGTILIRTEAGKTQEAIASLEKVYKELNPKTPFTYQFSDQEYAKLYRSEQVVSQLVNYFAILAVFISCLGLFGLAAFTAEQRTKEIGVRKVLGASVTSVVAMLSKDFLKLVLIAIMLASPVAWYVMSQWLKGFIYRTEIEWWVFALAGLLSVGIALLTISYQSIKAALMNPVKSLRSE; this is encoded by the coding sequence ATGTCCAAGTCACCGCCTAAATGGGTCGATACGTTGCTTGGTTGGCTGGTGGCTCCGCAGCTGCGGGAGGAGGTTCTGGGCGACCTCCACGAACGCTACGCCCGGCGGGTGCAACGACTGGGGCCAGCTAAAGCCCGGCGCCTGTATTGGCGGGAGGTGCTGGCTTACCTGCGCCCGTCGGTTATGAAACGAAACGCTACGAATGCGTATGCTTCACCTTATTTTTTACGTCCGGATATGCTACGAAATTATGTCACTGTCGCTTGGCGAAACCTGATTCGCAACAAATCGTTTTCGACCATCAACCTGTTAGGGCTCGCCCTGGGTATGGCCTGTAGCCTCCTGATCATGCTGTGGGTGCAGGACGAACGCGGTGTGGATGGCTTTCACGCCAACGGCGACCACCTTTATCAGGTGTATGAACGCCAGTATTTTGACGGGCAGGCCCATGCCAGCTATTTTACGCAGGGCTTGTTGGCCGATGAGCTCAAGCGCACGATTCCCGAAGTCCAGTACGCCAGTGCGATAGAAGCAAGCTACCCGACTACATTTGACACGGGCGACAAAACCATTAAAATGAGCGGGACATTTGCGGGAGCGGACTTTTTTCGCATGTTCTCCTATCCGTTTTTGCAGGGAACACCCGCTGCGGCTTTGGGCAGTCCCGGCGGCATCGCCATCTCCCGGAAAATGGCCGAACAGTTTTTTGGTAGTCCCGAGCAGGCAATGGGCAAATCGATCCGGTACGAGAACCGGCAGAACTTGCGTATAACGGCCGTGTTTGATGACCTGCCCGCCAATTCATCGCAGCAATTCGATTTTTTGAGGCCGTGGACGGATTTTGTCAACGAGAATCCGTGGGCAAAAACCTGGACGAGCACCGACCCCATGACCTATGTACAACTGCGCCCGGATCGGGCCGGAAAACCAGCTGACGCGGCAAAGGTCGAAGCCAAAATCAAGGACTTTCTTTCTCGATACGTGCCAAAAAATAAAGGGTTTATCGTTGAACTAGGGCTACAACCGTATCCTGAAAAATACCTGCATTCGACGTTCAAGAATGGCCAACTCGATGGGGGACGCATCGAATACGTTCGACTGTTCAGCATCGTGGCGGTCGTTATTCTGCTGATTGCCTGCATCAACTTCATGAATCTGGCCACGGCCCGGTCTACCAAACGGGCTAAGGAAGTAGGCGTTCGCAAAGTGGTCGGGGCGGGTCGTTCATCCCTGATCGGGCAGTTTGTGGGGGAAGCGTTGCTGCTCACGTTCTTGTCGATCATGATCGCCATTGCGCTGGTGGCTTTGCTACTGCCGGCTTTTAGTACGCTTACAGGAAAGATGCTGATCCTGCCACTTGGTCAACCCAGGTTTTGGGCGTCTTTGTTGGGGTTACTCGCATTGACTGGTTTCGTAGCAGGTAGTTATCCCGCGCTGTTTCTGTCGTCGTTGAGTCCGATCAGGGTGCTGAAAGGGAGCCTTTCGTCGGCAGGACTGCGGTTCGGGTCAGGCGTAACGTTCTTTCGGCAGGGCTTGGTCGTCGTTCAGTTTGGCCTGTCGATTCTGCTCATTGTCGGTACGATTGTGATCTATCGTCAGATGAGCTACGTGCAAACGAAGAACCTCGGCTACAATCGCGAAAATCTGATCTACGTACCCATCGAGGGCGATTTAATGCAGAAATACGAGCTGTTCAAAGACGAGCTGGGTAAGCAGGCAGGCATCGTGTCTATTTCCCGAATGCGCGAATCGCCAACTGAGATCGGCCATCACGTTGACGATGTTAGCTGGTCGGGTAAAGATCCGAATCTGAGAACCGCTTTTGCCAATACCGCCGTTGGGTATGATTTTGTGAAAACACTGAAACTGAAACTCAACGATGGCCGTGATTTCTCGCCAGCATTTGGTACAGACTCGACGAGTTACATCATTAACGAAACGGCACTGGCTAAAATCGGCTATAAAAATCCGATTGGTCAATCCCTGGAGTGGGGGAGACGAACGGGCAGAATCATTGGTGTGCTAGCCGATTTTCATTTTAATTCGATGCGTCAATCCATCGAGCCATTGATTATCAGACTGGATAAAAACGCCGTATGGGGTACCATCTTGATTCGCACCGAAGCGGGCAAGACCCAGGAGGCCATCGCCAGCCTGGAAAAAGTCTACAAAGAATTGAATCCTAAAACGCCGTTTACGTACCAGTTTTCGGATCAGGAATACGCAAAACTATACCGTAGTGAGCAGGTGGTGAGTCAGTTGGTCAACTATTTCGCTATTCTGGCCGTTTTCATTTCCTGCCTGGGCTTGTTTGGTCTGGCTGCCTTTACCGCTGAGCAGCGTACCAAAGAAATTGGGGTGCGCAAAGTACTGGGCGCATCGGTAACCAGTGTCGTTGCGATGTTATCGAAAGACTTTCTGAAGCTGGTCCTGATTGCTATTATGTTGGCATCACCCGTTGCCTGGTATGTGATGAGTCAATGGTTGAAAGGCTTTATTTACAGGACAGAAATCGAGTGGTGGGTTTTTGCGCTGGCGGGACTGCTGTCGGTTGGCATTGCGCTGCTGACCATCAGTTATCAGAGTATCAAAGCGGCCCTGATGAATCCGGTAAAAAGTTTAAGAAGTGAGTGA
- a CDS encoding ABC transporter permease codes for MLRNYLKIAWRNIVRNKTFSAINMLGLALGMACSLLIFLWIQDELRVDNYHANGPQLYNVMERQFYDGKVVAHGATPGLLAYELKKQFPEVLYAAGFTGWDAHLTFTVGNKLNKEAGRWVGADWFKMFSIPLLAGTPQTALNEPNNLAISRKVAENYFGSAQAALGKSMRIDNQKDYRVSAVFENMPEQSTDKYDFLLNWEDCIRRNDWMKQWDNNGPRTRIMLRPDANVVNLEAKLKTFLKKYNNGLGPNFNIELFLQPYGEAYLYSNFENGQQSGGRIEYVRLFGVVAVFLLLIACINFMNLATARSARRAREVGVRKVVGAMRSLLVGQFVGEALLLTVLALLIALSLVVLILPAFNTLTGKHIGLQPTQASFWLMLLGMTLVTGIVAGSYPALFLSSLNPVRVLKGSLKFGAGARLFRQGLVVFQFVLSMLLIVGTMVVYRQVNYVQTKNLGYDRENLILLSSDGEVGTKFETFKNEALQLPGVQVVSYMDESPTGLGNNTGGIQWPGKDPNVDILFTHVSVGYDFLKALKTKVQGRDFSKEFGTDSSNYLINKAALKRIGYQNPIGQPLTMWGKSGKIIGVLDDFHFQSLHESIQPLIVRLSPEVSGKSILVRTQPGQTKQALASLESFSKAFNPKVPFAYKFVDEEYQKLYRSETVVGSLTNYFAFLAIFISCLGLFGLSAFTAEQRTKEIGVRKVLGASVGSIVGLLSQDFLKLVLLAIVIASPLAWYAMNQWLHSYAYKTELSWWMFALAGLLAIVIAFVTISFQSIKAALTNPVRSLRSE; via the coding sequence ATGCTACGAAATTACCTTAAAATAGCCTGGCGAAACATCGTTCGTAACAAGACATTTTCGGCCATCAACATGCTCGGCCTTGCGCTGGGTATGGCGTGTAGCCTCCTGATTTTCTTGTGGATTCAGGATGAGCTACGCGTGGATAATTACCACGCCAATGGCCCTCAGCTGTACAACGTCATGGAGCGCCAGTTCTACGATGGTAAGGTTGTTGCGCATGGGGCGACACCGGGTTTGCTGGCCTACGAGTTGAAAAAACAGTTTCCGGAGGTGCTGTATGCGGCAGGGTTTACCGGTTGGGATGCCCACCTGACCTTTACCGTCGGCAACAAACTAAACAAAGAAGCTGGCCGGTGGGTCGGTGCCGACTGGTTCAAGATGTTTAGCATTCCGCTGCTGGCCGGAACGCCCCAAACGGCCCTGAACGAACCCAATAACCTCGCGATTTCCCGGAAGGTAGCCGAAAACTATTTTGGCAGTGCACAGGCTGCCCTGGGAAAGTCGATGCGAATTGATAATCAGAAGGACTATCGGGTCAGTGCCGTTTTTGAGAATATGCCCGAGCAATCTACCGACAAGTACGATTTTTTGCTTAACTGGGAGGATTGCATCCGTCGGAACGATTGGATGAAACAATGGGATAACAACGGACCCCGGACACGCATCATGCTTCGCCCCGACGCGAACGTGGTGAACCTGGAAGCCAAGCTGAAAACGTTTCTGAAAAAGTACAACAATGGCCTTGGCCCTAACTTCAACATCGAGTTGTTCCTGCAACCATATGGCGAAGCTTATCTGTACTCAAACTTTGAAAATGGGCAGCAATCGGGTGGGCGAATTGAATACGTGCGTCTGTTTGGCGTCGTTGCCGTTTTCCTCTTGCTGATCGCCTGCATCAACTTCATGAACCTGGCTACGGCTCGCTCAGCTCGTCGGGCGCGGGAGGTCGGTGTTCGGAAAGTGGTTGGGGCTATGCGGAGTTTGCTGGTTGGTCAGTTCGTTGGCGAAGCCCTGCTGCTGACGGTACTCGCTTTGCTGATTGCTCTTTCTCTCGTCGTGTTGATCCTGCCCGCTTTTAATACCCTGACGGGCAAACACATTGGGTTGCAACCAACGCAGGCTTCTTTTTGGCTGATGTTGCTGGGCATGACGCTCGTTACGGGCATCGTGGCGGGGAGTTATCCGGCGTTATTTCTGTCATCGCTCAATCCGGTTCGGGTGCTGAAGGGTTCGCTCAAATTTGGGGCGGGTGCGCGGTTGTTTCGGCAGGGGTTGGTCGTCTTTCAGTTTGTGCTATCGATGCTGCTGATCGTGGGCACGATGGTCGTATACCGGCAGGTGAATTATGTGCAAACCAAAAATCTCGGTTACGACCGCGAAAATTTGATCCTGCTCTCTTCCGACGGCGAGGTAGGAACGAAATTTGAAACGTTCAAGAATGAGGCTTTGCAATTGCCCGGTGTTCAGGTAGTGTCGTACATGGATGAGTCGCCGACGGGCTTAGGCAACAACACGGGGGGGATACAATGGCCTGGAAAAGATCCCAACGTGGATATTCTTTTCACGCACGTGAGCGTCGGCTATGATTTTTTGAAAGCCTTGAAAACCAAGGTGCAAGGTCGCGACTTTTCGAAGGAGTTTGGCACCGATTCCAGCAACTACCTGATCAACAAAGCCGCGCTCAAACGTATTGGCTACCAAAATCCAATCGGTCAACCACTGACTATGTGGGGCAAATCGGGCAAAATTATCGGTGTGCTGGATGATTTTCACTTCCAGTCTCTGCACGAATCCATTCAGCCGCTTATTGTTCGGCTGAGTCCCGAGGTGTCAGGCAAAAGTATTCTGGTTCGTACGCAGCCGGGCCAGACGAAACAGGCACTGGCTAGTCTGGAATCGTTCAGTAAAGCGTTCAATCCCAAGGTTCCGTTCGCCTACAAGTTTGTAGACGAGGAGTACCAGAAGCTATACAGAAGCGAGACCGTTGTTGGTAGTTTGACGAATTACTTCGCGTTTCTGGCCATTTTCATTTCCTGCCTGGGTCTATTTGGCTTGTCGGCATTCACCGCTGAGCAACGCACCAAAGAAATCGGTGTTCGGAAAGTACTTGGCGCATCGGTAGGCAGTATTGTTGGACTGCTCTCGCAGGATTTCCTGAAGCTGGTACTGCTGGCTATTGTCATTGCTTCCCCACTGGCCTGGTATGCGATGAACCAGTGGTTGCACAGCTACGCCTACAAGACTGAGCTGTCGTGGTGGATGTTCGCGCTAGCGGGGTTGCTGGCCATCGTGATTGCGTTTGTAACAATAAGTTTTCAAAGTATCAAAGCGGCTCTGACCAATCCAGTACGGTCATTACGATCGGAATGA
- a CDS encoding ABC transporter permease, with the protein MLRNYLKIAWRNLITNKAYSAINIGGLAVGMAATLLIFQYVAFERSYDRFHEHADRIFRVKADRYEKGVLSTEWAGGPFAVGSNLKAAFQEVEKYAQIYVRNNLLLEVNNRKYKIEQGAFATPSFFDVFSYPLLTGSKQTALTDPNTGVISASLAKRLFGTKNPMGQLILIEREFPIRVTGVYQDFPKNSHLKADYLMSFSTFQRLANPKNEPDKVFENAWDWDGCLTYLLVKPGTDPEKLAAKFPAFLKSKEQLDPKMDNGLMLHLQRLTDIHLYSHFMFEASPNGDGNSVYVLLCVAFFIISIAWINYINLATARAIGRAKEVGVRKAVGSYRSQLIGQFLIESALLNFMAVIVAFIGILLALPLFNQFTDQEVTYSFVWSIRFWLGLGSMYAIGTLLSGAYPAFVLSNFNPVSVLKNGVSAFKEGVFLRKSLVVIQFSASVFLLVGTITVFRQLQFMRSQNLGIDIGQTLVVDRPINDSTRVTKTKAFKTYLLQQLAIKSIAVAGSIPGEKVEFNAGGIRVAGTPQEAGKQYRVIGVDYDFINSFGMKVIAGRNFDTKLGEKDAVVFNKTGIRQLGFTSPEKALGQKIDFWGDILTIVGVVDDFHQQSLREAYEPLILRLDPGVNGQLSIKLTDRNPAQGIATVREAWSQFFPTDPFVYSFLNERYDKQYRADERFGQVFGFFTLMAILVACLGLLGLATFTAQQRTKEIGVRKVLGASVGSIISLLSKDFLKLVLIAIVIASPVAWYAMNRWLQDFAYKIDIEWWMFALAGILAVCIALLTVSFQSVKAALMNPVQSLKSD; encoded by the coding sequence ATGCTACGGAACTACCTTAAAATCGCCTGGCGGAATCTCATCACCAACAAGGCCTATTCAGCCATCAATATCGGTGGGCTGGCGGTAGGCATGGCGGCTACGCTGCTCATTTTCCAGTACGTTGCTTTCGAACGGAGTTACGACCGATTCCACGAACATGCCGACCGTATTTTTCGCGTCAAAGCCGACCGGTACGAGAAAGGCGTGCTATCGACCGAGTGGGCGGGCGGTCCGTTTGCCGTTGGCAGCAACCTGAAGGCTGCGTTTCAGGAAGTGGAAAAATACGCCCAGATTTATGTTCGGAATAACCTGTTGCTGGAAGTAAACAACCGAAAGTATAAAATAGAGCAAGGCGCATTTGCCACCCCGTCGTTTTTCGACGTTTTCTCCTATCCGCTGCTGACGGGCAGTAAGCAAACCGCGCTGACCGACCCCAATACGGGGGTTATTTCGGCCTCCCTGGCGAAGCGGTTATTCGGGACCAAAAATCCGATGGGGCAGCTCATCCTGATCGAACGCGAATTTCCAATCCGAGTAACCGGTGTCTATCAGGACTTCCCCAAAAACTCTCATCTGAAAGCCGACTACCTGATGTCGTTCAGTACCTTTCAACGGTTGGCGAATCCCAAAAATGAACCGGATAAAGTTTTCGAAAATGCCTGGGACTGGGATGGTTGCCTGACGTATCTGCTGGTAAAACCGGGCACAGATCCCGAAAAGCTAGCGGCAAAATTCCCTGCTTTTCTGAAGAGCAAAGAGCAGCTGGATCCAAAAATGGACAACGGGCTGATGCTGCATTTACAGCGCCTGACCGACATTCACCTGTATTCCCATTTTATGTTTGAAGCCAGCCCCAACGGCGATGGTAATTCGGTGTATGTGTTGCTGTGCGTGGCCTTTTTTATCATTTCCATTGCCTGGATCAACTACATCAATCTGGCCACGGCCCGCGCCATTGGCCGGGCCAAAGAAGTGGGCGTTCGGAAAGCCGTTGGGTCGTACCGAAGTCAGTTGATCGGGCAGTTCCTGATCGAGTCGGCCCTACTCAACTTCATGGCCGTTATCGTGGCCTTTATCGGTATCCTGCTGGCCCTTCCGCTGTTCAATCAGTTTACGGATCAAGAGGTAACGTACTCATTCGTGTGGTCGATCCGTTTCTGGCTCGGCTTAGGATCGATGTATGCCATTGGAACCCTGTTGTCGGGGGCGTATCCAGCGTTTGTACTGTCTAACTTCAATCCGGTTTCAGTCCTCAAAAATGGCGTTTCGGCGTTTAAAGAGGGTGTTTTTCTGCGAAAATCGTTGGTCGTTATCCAGTTTTCGGCCTCGGTTTTTCTGCTGGTTGGCACCATCACCGTATTCCGTCAATTGCAGTTTATGCGTAGCCAGAATCTGGGGATCGATATTGGCCAGACACTGGTGGTAGACCGGCCGATAAACGACTCCACGCGCGTAACCAAAACGAAGGCTTTCAAAACGTACCTGCTTCAGCAATTGGCGATTAAAAGCATTGCCGTAGCGGGGTCAATTCCCGGTGAAAAGGTGGAGTTCAACGCGGGAGGTATTCGCGTGGCGGGTACGCCCCAGGAAGCCGGGAAACAGTACCGCGTGATTGGAGTCGACTACGATTTTATCAATTCGTTCGGTATGAAGGTCATTGCCGGGCGCAATTTCGACACAAAACTGGGCGAAAAGGATGCCGTGGTTTTTAATAAAACCGGTATCAGGCAGTTAGGATTCACCAGTCCGGAAAAAGCCCTGGGGCAGAAAATAGATTTCTGGGGAGACATCCTCACAATCGTTGGGGTAGTCGATGATTTCCATCAGCAGTCGCTACGGGAAGCCTACGAGCCGCTCATTTTACGCCTTGACCCCGGCGTGAACGGGCAGTTGTCTATTAAGCTGACCGACCGTAATCCCGCGCAGGGAATCGCTACGGTACGAGAAGCCTGGTCGCAATTTTTCCCGACCGACCCGTTTGTGTACTCGTTTTTAAATGAACGGTACGACAAACAATACCGGGCCGATGAGCGGTTTGGGCAGGTGTTCGGCTTTTTCACGCTGATGGCGATACTGGTAGCCTGCTTAGGTCTGCTCGGCCTTGCCACGTTCACGGCGCAACAGCGCACCAAAGAAATCGGTGTCCGTAAAGTGCTGGGAGCCAGTGTCGGTAGTATCATCTCACTACTGTCCAAAGATTTCCTGAAACTGGTCTTGATTGCCATTGTGATTGCCAGTCCAGTTGCCTGGTACGCCATGAACCGCTGGCTACAGGACTTCGCCTATAAAATCGACATCGAATGGTGGATGTTTGCCCTGGCAGGCATTCTGGCCGTATGCATTGCGCTGCTGACGGTAAGTTTCCAGAGTGTGAAAGCGGCTCTGATGAATCCGGTGCAATCCCTGAAAAGCGACTAA
- a CDS encoding ABC transporter permease, translating to MLQNYIKIAWRNLVRNRAFSAINIAGLAIGLATCLLISLFILDELSYDRFNEKADRIVRVIFRGSSAGGKMNEAHVMPPTAQALKADYPEVEEATRIRMGGAPFITYGDKTFRDGSIAYVDSNFFQVFTLPLLQGDAKTALIRPNTVVITQALARNYFGTENPIGKVLTIKSWNASYQVTGVIDRVPVNSHFHFDLFVSMASFQDAKSPSWVTSEFFTYLVLPKGYDYKKLEAKLPQVVEKYIGPQLQQSMGMSLAQFRRKGNDIGLYLQPLTDIHLRSTFAYDLSAPGNIQYVYIFGAIALFMLLIACINFMNLSTAGASKRAKEVGIRKVLGSMRQSLTNQFLIESLLLTVIALLLAVGLVYLTLPAFNELAGKTLTLNFLTTGWLLPALLFFGLLVGILAGSYPAFFLSSFKPVSVLKGSSFKGNSKSIGVRSGLVVFQFFISITLMVGTTVVYRQLNYIQHKKLGYSKEQVLVLPETWLLGKNEALFRNLIMQNPNVVNVSTSGYLPAGPSNNNNFFVYPETNTTQLVKTLRYDVDYNYIPTLGIKLAAGRNFSQSYGTDSTGVILNETAAKTLGWGDKALGRTLTNSTNEGKKVTYRVIGVVKDFHFKSLHEAISPLVMVLGHDAGTVIVKIKTKDITGLLASLKTQWNQLTTDAPFTYAFLDDRFAETYRAEQKIGQILGLFAGLTIFVACLGLFGLATFTAEQRTKEIGVRKVLGASVASIVSLLSIDFLKLVAIALIIATPVSWYVMDRWLQEFAYRIAMSWWMFGLAGLLAVAIALLTVSSQSIKAALLNPVQSLKSD from the coding sequence ATGCTACAGAACTATATCAAAATCGCCTGGCGTAATCTGGTGCGCAACCGCGCCTTCTCGGCGATCAATATTGCGGGTCTGGCCATTGGCCTGGCTACGTGTCTGCTCATCAGCCTGTTCATTCTGGACGAGCTGAGTTATGATCGGTTCAATGAAAAGGCGGATCGGATTGTGCGCGTCATTTTTCGGGGGTCGTCGGCGGGCGGAAAAATGAACGAAGCGCATGTGATGCCACCTACCGCGCAAGCGCTCAAGGCTGATTATCCGGAAGTGGAAGAGGCTACCCGGATTCGGATGGGTGGGGCTCCGTTCATTACCTACGGCGACAAAACATTTCGGGATGGCTCAATTGCCTACGTAGACTCTAATTTTTTCCAGGTTTTTACGCTGCCGCTGCTACAGGGTGATGCGAAAACGGCGCTGATTCGGCCCAATACGGTTGTAATCACCCAGGCATTAGCGCGCAACTATTTCGGAACAGAAAATCCGATTGGTAAGGTACTGACAATCAAGAGCTGGAACGCATCGTATCAGGTTACGGGTGTCATTGATCGCGTACCGGTTAATTCACATTTTCATTTTGACCTCTTTGTGTCGATGGCGAGTTTTCAGGATGCAAAATCGCCATCCTGGGTAACCTCCGAGTTTTTTACGTATCTGGTTCTTCCCAAAGGGTACGATTACAAAAAGCTGGAAGCCAAACTGCCGCAGGTTGTCGAAAAATACATAGGGCCGCAATTGCAGCAGAGCATGGGCATGAGCCTCGCTCAGTTTCGCAGGAAAGGCAACGACATTGGTTTGTACCTGCAACCGCTGACGGACATTCATTTGCGCTCGACGTTTGCCTACGATCTGTCGGCTCCCGGTAACATTCAGTACGTCTACATATTCGGGGCTATCGCGTTGTTTATGCTGCTGATCGCCTGTATCAACTTCATGAACCTATCGACCGCTGGCGCGTCGAAGCGGGCGAAAGAGGTGGGCATTCGGAAGGTGTTGGGGTCCATGAGGCAGAGTCTGACCAATCAGTTTCTGATCGAGTCGCTGCTGCTGACGGTCATTGCGCTGTTGCTGGCCGTTGGGTTGGTGTATCTGACCCTGCCCGCCTTTAACGAGCTGGCGGGTAAGACGTTAACCCTCAATTTTCTGACTACGGGCTGGCTACTGCCGGCGCTATTGTTCTTTGGTTTGCTGGTTGGGATTCTGGCGGGTAGCTATCCCGCCTTTTTCCTGTCTTCCTTCAAACCCGTTTCCGTGCTGAAGGGATCTTCGTTCAAAGGCAACAGTAAAAGTATCGGGGTGCGCAGCGGTCTGGTCGTGTTTCAGTTCTTTATTTCGATTACACTCATGGTCGGCACAACGGTGGTGTATCGGCAACTGAACTACATTCAGCATAAGAAGTTGGGGTACTCGAAAGAGCAGGTGCTGGTGCTGCCCGAAACGTGGCTTCTGGGCAAAAACGAAGCCCTGTTCCGCAACCTGATCATGCAGAATCCTAACGTGGTGAACGTGAGCACGTCGGGCTACCTACCGGCCGGACCCAGCAATAACAATAACTTTTTTGTCTATCCCGAAACCAACACGACCCAACTGGTCAAGACGCTTCGCTACGATGTCGATTACAATTACATTCCAACCTTAGGGATAAAACTGGCTGCCGGTCGAAACTTTTCGCAGTCGTACGGCACCGATTCAACGGGCGTCATTCTGAACGAGACGGCGGCAAAAACGCTCGGCTGGGGCGACAAAGCGCTGGGTCGTACGTTGACGAATTCGACCAACGAAGGAAAGAAAGTGACGTACCGGGTCATCGGCGTTGTCAAGGATTTTCACTTTAAGTCGCTCCACGAAGCGATTTCGCCCCTGGTAATGGTGCTGGGCCACGACGCCGGAACCGTGATTGTCAAAATAAAAACTAAAGATATTACAGGCTTACTGGCCTCACTGAAAACACAGTGGAACCAGCTCACTACCGATGCCCCGTTCACGTATGCGTTTCTCGATGATCGCTTTGCCGAAACCTACCGGGCCGAGCAGAAAATAGGGCAGATTCTGGGTCTGTTCGCCGGTCTGACCATCTTCGTTGCGTGTTTGGGCCTGTTCGGGCTGGCTACGTTCACCGCCGAGCAACGCACCAAAGAAATCGGGGTTCGTAAAGTGCTGGGCGCATCGGTTGCGAGCATTGTTTCTCTGCTCTCCATCGATTTTCTGAAACTGGTCGCCATTGCACTGATTATTGCGACTCCGGTGTCTTGGTATGTAATGGACCGGTGGCTTCAGGAATTCGCGTACCGGATTGCTATGTCGTGGTGGATGTTTGGTTTGGCGGGTTTGCTGGCCGTTGCCATCGCCCTGTTGACGGTGAGCTCTCAAAGTATCAAGGCTGCCCTACTGAACCCCGTGCAATCTCTGAAAAGTGACTAG